The following are from one region of the Salvia hispanica cultivar TCC Black 2014 chromosome 1, UniMelb_Shisp_WGS_1.0, whole genome shotgun sequence genome:
- the LOC125201545 gene encoding U-box domain-containing protein 38-like, producing MGGNGKFRRWKISFHRAPSAAKNQPPLEFLCPISNSLMFDPAIVSSGQTFERACVDICKALSFVPTLSDGSKPDFSTVIPNLALKKTILSWCSKNGPAHPNPPDNSEIESTIRSLSASAETLEKIPKIRASEKELLKGVAETPPIFLSHAATELNSRDLDLSSSSEESVIANTTPLLPFATRPSCFSYSSSPSTSSEFAAEEGSRNNSSSEDENFIIKMRSKDVYEQELAVIQLRKKTRTSEEARAALCSERLLLALKQLLNSRYSAVQTNATAAMVNLSLDKGNKVRIVRAGVVPLLIDLLKSGYDESREHAAGAIFSLALEDGNKTAIGVLGALPPLLHELRSGTRRSRHDSALALYHLTLVQSNRAKVIRLGAAAALLGLLRDGDLAARVVLTVCNLAACDEGRAALLDANAVDCLVGLLRNRAEFSSESTRENCVAALHSLSDRSLRFKGLARDAGAEEVLLDVAKGDSERAREKARRILEGLRGPETAEDGEVDWEAVMKGGVTQARHRVGKSSGRNSTEF from the coding sequence ATGGGCGGAAATGGAAAGTTCCGCCGCTGGAAAATCTCCTTCCACAGAGCTCCCTCCGCCGCCAAGAACCAGCCGCCGCTGGAATTTCTCTGCCCAATCTCCAACTCCTTGATGTTCGACCCCGCCATCGTCTCCTCCGGCCAGACCTTCGAGCGCGCGTGCGTCGACATCTGCAAAGCTCTAAGCTTCGTCCCCACGCTTTCCGACGGATCGAAGCCCGATTTCTCAACTGTCATCCCCAATTTAGCTCTCAAAAAAACCATTCTCAGCTGGTGCTCCAAGAACGGGCCGGCCCACCCGAATCCGCCCGACAATTCGGAAATCGAGTCGACCATTCGCTCCCTTTCAGCCTCGGCCGAAACCCTAgaaaaaatccccaaaattCGGGCATCGGAGAAAGAATTGCTGAAAGGCGTCGCTGAAACCCCTCCGATTTTCCTCTCCCACGCCGCGACAGAATTGAATTCTAGGGATTTGGATTTGTCTTCAAGCTCAGAGGAATCCGTGATCGCCAATACGACGCCGCTTCTCCCCTTCGCGACGCGGCCGTCGTGCTTCTCTTACTCCTCGTCCCCTTCCACCTCCTCCGAATTCGCCGCGGAGGAAGGATCTAGGAACAATTCGTCGTCCGAGGATGAGAATTTCATCATTAAAATGAGGAGCAAGGATGTTTACGAGCAGGAACTAGCCGTGATTCAGCTGCGGAAGAAGACGAGGACGAGCGAAGAAGCCCGCGCAGCTCTCTGCTCGGAGCGGCTGCTTCTGGCGCTGAAGCAGCTGCTGAACTCGCGCTACTCCGCCGTGCAGACGAACGCGACGGCGGCGATGGTCAATCTCTCGCTCGACAAGGGGAACAAGGTGAGGATCGTGAGAGCCGGAGTGGTCCCGCTGCTGATCGACCTTCTGAAGAGCGGCTACGACGAGTCGCGGGAGCACGCCGCCGGTGCGATCTTCAGCCTCGCGCTCGAGGACGGCAACAAGACCGCCATCGGCGTGCTCGGCGCCCTGCCGCCGCTGCTGCACGAGCTCAGATCCGGCACGCGGCGGAGCCGCCACGACTCCGCGCTGGCGCTGTACCACCTCACGCTCGTGCAGAGCAACCGGGCGAAGGTGATCCGGCTCGGAGCCGCGGCGGCGCTGCTGGGGCTGCTCAGGGACGGCGACCTGGCGGCGCGTGTGGTGCTCACCGTGTGCAACCTGGCGGCCTGCGACGAGGGGCGGGCGGCGCTGCTCGACGCTAATGCGGTGGATTGCCTCGTGGGGCTGTTGAGGAACCGGGCCGAGTTCAGCTCCGAGTCGACTCGGGAGAACTGTGTCGCCGCCTTGCACTCGTTGAGTGATCGGAGCTTGAGGTTCAAGGGGCTGGCGAGGGACGCCGGGGCGGAGGAGGTGCTGCTCGACGTTGCGAAGGGGGACAGCGAGCGGGCGAGGGAGAAGGCTAGGCGGATTTTGGAGGGGCTGAGAGGGCCGGAGACGGCGGAGGACGGGGAGGTGGATTGGGAAGCGGTGATGAAAGGCGGAGTGACTCAGGCGAGGCACCGAGTTGGGAAGAGTTCGGGCCGGAACTCGACTGAGTTCTGA